The Streptomyces tendae DNA segment CACCCTGCTCCCGCTGGTGCGCCGTACGGCGGACGCCATCAGCGGCGAGTACTCCGGCCGGACCCCGGCAGAACTGAAGTGAAGGACACCCCCGCATGACCGAGAAAGTCGCGCTGACCCCCAAGACCCACACCACCCCGCCCGCGAAGTTCTCGCACGGCGTCCGCAAGGGCAACATCCTCCAGGTCGCCGGGCAGGTCGGCTTCCTCCCGCACGAGGAGGGCAAGGCCCCCACCCCCGCCGGTCCGACCCTGCGCGAGCAGACCCTCCAGACCCTCGCCAACGTCAAGGCGATCCTTGAGGAGGGCGGCGCGAGCTGGGACGACGTGATGATGATCCGCGTCTACCTCACCGACGTCGACCACTTCGCGGAGATGAACGAGCTCTACAACGCCTACTTCGAGGAGCAGGGCCTCACCCAGCCGCCCGCCGCCCGCACGACCGTCTACGTCGGTCTGCCCGCCGGCCTCCTCATCGAGATCGACGCCCTCGCCGTCCTCGGCTGATCTCCCTCCCTCACCACCGCACACCGCACGTCGTCACGGCACGGCGTCCCGCACCCCGGGACGCCGTGCCGCGATCCCCCCTGCCCGAAAGCCCCATGCCCTTACCCAGAGGACCCCCGCATGTCCCATCCGTCCCTCCCGCTCGCCGCCTCCGCGCCCGCGGAGACACCACCGCACACCGGAGGGTTCCTCCTCCTCGTCGACGGCACCGCGGGCCTGCTCACCGTCGCCGCCATCGGTATCGCGCTGCTGCTCTTCCTGATCATCAAGGTGCGGCTCCAGCCGTTCGTGGCGCTGCTCGCCGTCTCCATAGCCGTCGGCCTGCTGGCGGGCCTGTCGGTCACCGAACTCTTCGGCACGGTCCAGCGCTCGGACGCGGTGTCCACCATCGAGTCCGGGATGGGCGGCATCCTCGGCCATGTCGCGATCATCATCGGCCTCGGCACCATGCTCGGCGCGATCCTCGAAGTCAGCGGCGGCGCCGAGGTGCTGGCGAGCCGGCTGCTCGGACTGTTCGGCGAGAAGCGGGCGCCGCTCGCGATGGGCCTCACCGGTCTGATCTTCGGCATCCCGGTCTTCTTCGACGTCGGCATCTTCGTCCTCGCCCCGATCGTCTACGCCGCCGCCAAGCGCTCCGGCAAGTCGATCCTGCTCTACTGCCTCCCCCTCCTCGCCGGACTCTCCGTCACTCACGCCTTCCTGCCGCCGCACCCGGGTCCGGTGGCCGCCGCCGGACTGCTCCACGTCGACCTCGGCTGGGTCATCCTGATGGGTGTCGTCTGCGGTCTGCCGGCCGTCGCCGCCGCGTGGGTCTACTCCGCCTGGATCGGCAAGCGCATCTTCGTCGCCGTGCCGCAGGACATGGTCGAGGCCGCGCAGGAGGCCAAGGACGCCGTCGCCGCCGAACAGCGCGCGTCGGGCGTCCAGCCGCGCGAGACCCCGGTGCCGCTCGGCACGGTCCTCGGCATCATCGGTACGCCGCTGCTGCTGATCCTCGCGGCGACCTTCTCCTCCATCGCGCTGGACGAGTCCACCCTGCGCTCGGTGATCGAGTTCTTCGGTCACCCGTTCGTGGCCCTCACCCTCGCGCTGTTCCTCGCGTACTACCTGCTGGGCATCCGGCGCGGCTGGTCCCGCAAGTCCCTGGAGACGGTGTCCACTTCGTCCCTCAAGCCGGTCGGCAACATCCTGCTGGTGGTCGGCGCGGGAGGCGTCTTCGGTGCCGTCCTCAAGGGCAGCGGCGTCGCGCAGGCGCTGTCGGACACCTTCAACGACGTCGGCCTGCCGGTGATCGTGCTGTCGTACCTGATCTCCGTGGTGCTGCGGGTCGCGCAGGGCTCGGCGACGGTGGCGATCGTGACGACGGCCGGCATCGTGGCGCCGCTGCTGTCCGAGGGCGACCACTCGCAGGCGTTCGTGGCGCTCGTCATCATGGCCATCTCGGCGGGCTCCATCTTCGCCTCCCACGTCAACGACGGCGGGTTCTGGATGGTCGCCAAGTACTTCGGCATCAGCGAGCGCGACACGCTCAAGACGTGGACGGTGCTGGAGAGCGTGCTGTCCGTCGCCGGGTTCGTGGTCGCGGCGGCGCTGAGCCTGGTGGTGTGACCCCGGCGGGCCCGGAGAGCCGTGGTGCCCGTGTAGGCGTCTGATAACGAAGTCGGGGCTGGCTGTGACGCGCACAGGATCGTCGACCATACTCCTGCGGTGTGGAGCAGCGCATAGGTACGAGCAGCCAGCCCCTGGAAGGCGCCGGGTTCGACCCGGCATTCGTCCCCGGGCTCACCACGCCCGCGACCGGCCGTGAGGAGGACGTGGACGACGCCGCGGAAGCGGCCCCCGAGGCCGGAGAGGCCGTGGAGAGCGCGGAGTCCGCGGAGACCGTGGCCGCCCCGGCGTCCGAGGACACCGGGGACGAGCCGGAGCCCGTCCCCGACGGCCCCGTCTTCGAGGCGTCCGACCGCCGTGCCGCCATCGTCGCCGACCACCGCGGCGTGCGGCTGCGGCTGGACGACCAGGAGTGCGAGTTCCGCTGGGACGAGATCGGCGCGGTGGAGACGGAGACGGCCCGCTTCGGCAAGCGGTACACCGTCACCGTCCACACCCCCGACCGGCGTTGGTACCCCCTGGAGATCGACGCCGACTCCCGGAGCCGGTTCGCCGAGTGGGACACCGCCCTGGACGCCGTCCTCGACACGTACTTCGACGACGACGCCGAGGAGCCGGCCGGGTCCGAAGAGCAGGCGGAGACCGAGGAAACCGCCATGGACAAGGCCGGGGCGGGCGACCGCGACTAACGGCAGTACTGGCTCTCCTTGCCGATCACCCGGTACATGCAGTCGGCGTTCTCCAGCAGCTGGAGCACGGCGTCGCGGTTGCGGGACGTCTCCCGCTCGATGACCTCGTCGGGCGGGTAGAAGCCGCCGCCCGACGCCGACCGCGGGTACATCTCGAAGGTGTAGCCGAAGATCTTGTGGGTGCCCCAGAGGTAGTCGTCGACCGACCCGTCGGTGATGTACAGGTCGCTGGACTGCTGGGCCGTGTAGCCGTTGCTGGCGGCCATCTTCTGGCCGACGGCCTTGAACGCGGCGTGGTCGTCGGCGGTCATGCCGGTGGTGGTGTCGGAGTAGGTGTAGCCGAACGGCCACAGCACCAGCTCGCTGTAGGTGTGGAAGTCGATGCCGGCCTTGATCTGCTGCACCCCGCCGACCACCCGGCCGCGCACGAAGTCGGCGACCACCTTCACCTCGGGCGCCGACTCGGGCGCCGAACCCCGGTACGTCTCGGACGACTTGGAGCCGGAGGAGCCGCCGCAGCAGCCCCAGCGGTAGTCCCAGTTGCGGTTCAGGTCGGTGCCCACGTACGACGAACCGGAGTTGGGCTGGCGGTTCTTGCGCCAGGAGCGGTAGGAGCCGGCGGCGATGTCGTACTCGCCGCCGTCCGGGTTGAGGTCGGGGACGATCCAGATCTCCCGCTCCTGCACCATCTTCGTGACCCGGGCGTCGGTGCCGTACCCGGCGCCGAGCTCGCGCAGCAGGTACAGGGCCATTTCGACGGTGAGGTGCTCGCGGGCGTGCTGGTGGTGGGTGAAGAGGACCTCGGGCTCGGTCTCGTCCGTGCCGACGTTGTCGCTCACCTTGACGGCGACGATGTCCCGGCCCTGGTAGGACTTCCCGATCACCCGCTTGCTCATGATCGACGGGTGCGCCGCGATCCGCTGGTCGATCTCCGCGTTCATCTCGGCGTAGTTGTGGTAGCGGGAGTCGGCCGAGGGGAAGTCGAACAGGCGCGGTCCGTCGGCGGCCGAGGAACGGTCCGGTGCCGCGCCGAGCGGCGTGATCTCGTAGCCCTGGCCGCGCAGCGCGCGGATCTGGTCCGCGCGGCCGGAGACGACCACGGTCTCCTCGTCGGCCTCGTCCACGGTGACGCCGGCCTGCTGGATGGCCGTACGGGTGACGGGCGTGGTGTGCCGGTGGATCTCGTACTGGCGGATGTCGTCCGCGGAGGGGGCCGCCCGGTGCGCCCCGTCGGCACCGGCCGGGCCGGCCGCGGTGAGCGACAGGGGCGCGGCGAGCGCGAGGGCGAGGAGTGCGGCGAGCGCGGCGGGGTGTCCGCCGCGGGGTCGGAGTCGCATGAATTCTCCTGTGGGGAGGTGGGGTGGTTCATGGCGACGTGCGGGGTGCGGTGCCGACATCGTCGAGACCTGACATGATCAGGTCAAGAGTGCGCGTCCGGCCGCGGCGGCAGGGGCATCCGGTGAAGATCCCGGCACGCCCTCTTGCCGGACCGGCACCCGTCCGCTTTCTTGACCCCATGGCGGACACCACGGGAAACACCCAGGACACCGGGAGCGCGACCGCGCCCGGCCCCCACCCGCGCAGGTCCAGTTGGCGTCACATCGGCCCCGGCATCGTCGTCGCCGCGACCGGCGTGGGCGCCGGCGACCTCGTGGCCACCCTCATCGCCGGCAGCAACTTCGGCTACACCCTGCTGTGGGCCGCCGTCGTCGGCTGCCTGGTGAAGATCTCCCTCGCGGAGGCCTGCGGACGGTGGCACCTGTCCACCGGACGCACCCTGTTCGACGGCTGGGCCAGTCTGGGCCGCTGGACCACCTGGTTCTTCGCCGTCTACGCCGTCATCTGGGGCTTCGTCTACGGCGCGGCGGCCATGTCCTCCAGCGCCCTGCCGCTCCAGGCGCTGTTCCCGGACGTGATGGACCTCGAGTACTGGGGCATCGCCTGCGGACTCGTCGGCCTGGCCTTCGTCTGGTTCAACAAGTACGCGGTGTTCGAGAAGGTCATGACGGTCCTGGTGGGCGTCATGTTCGTGGTGACCGTCTACCTGGCCTTCCGGGTCACGCCCCACCTGGGCGACGCCTTCGCCGGCCTCCTCCCGGTCCTGCCCGACGAGAAGGACTCCGTCCTGAACACCCTCGGCCTGATCGGCGGCGTCGGCGGCACCATCACGCTGGCCGCCTACGGCTACTGGGTCAACGCCAAGGGCTGGACCGGCACCGGCTGGATGAAGGTCATGCGGCTGGACAACCGGGTCGCCTACATCACCACCGGCGTCTTCGTCGTGGCGATGCTCTTCGTCGGCGCGGAGCTGCTGCACTCGGCGAACATCGCCATCTCCGGCGGCGACCAGGGCCTGATCCAGCTCGGTGACGTCCTGGAGGACCGGTACGGAGCGACCACCGGCACGCTGTTCCTGGTCGGCTTCTTCGCCGCCTCGTTCACCTCCCTGATCGGCGTCTGGCACGGCGTCAGCCTGATGTTCGCCGACTTCCTGGCCCGGCAGCGCGGAGAGCGGCAGGCGCGCGTCGACGAGCTGGCCTCCGGTCGCCGGGAACGCTCCTGGACGTTCCGCGCGTACCTGCTGTGGCTCACCTTCCCGCCCATGATCCTGCTGTTCCAGGACGAGCCCTTCCGCCTGATCATCATCTACGGCGTCCTGGGCGCGGCCTTCATGCCGTTCCTCGCCCTGACCCTGATGTGGCTGCTCAACTCCTCCCGCACCCCGCGCGAATGGCGCAACGGCGCCCTGAGCAACGGCATGCTGGCGGTCGCGGGCCTGCTCTTCCTGGTCCTGGCGGTCAAGCAGATCTGGGACCAGCCGTGGTCGGAGTTCTTCTGACAGCCGGAGTTCTCCCGACGGTCGGAGTCCTGGCGGCGGTGGGAGTCCTTCCGACGGGACGGCCGCCGGCCGGTCTCACGCCCCCGCGTCCCACCGCGTGCTCAGCGCGATCTCCCGCAGCTGCGCGAGGGTGAGCGCGGGGGTGTCGCGGGTGGCGGCCTCGTGCTGGGCGGGCGCGTTGAAGGCGCTGATCACGACGCGCAGCCCGTCGGGGCGCAGGGTGTCGACGGTCCACATGACGACCCCCTCCCCACCCTTCTCCCCGGGCTGCTCACCGACGGTGATCAGGGTGCCGTTCGGCAGCGTCTCGGCGCCCCCGAAGATCTCCCGGGCCAGGTCGCCCATGCCGGGCTGCACGTTGATCTGGACGAGGCTTGCGCCCTTGCCGTCGTTGACGACGAGGTAGGCGTACCCGCTGTCCTGGCCGCCCTCGGTGATCACCTTGAGCCCTTCGGGCAGCAGACCGGCGAGCGTGTCGGCGATCGTCTTGCCCGGCATCCCGGCGGGGGGCGCCTCGGGGGTGACGGACGGTTTGCGGCTCTCCGGCATGGCGTCCACGACCCGTCGCCACACGTCGGCGGTGACGACCTCCTTCAGCTTCTCGACGGAGAGCGGGGGCTTCGGCCGGGACACCGGGGCGTCCTTCTCCGCAGGCGCGTTCCACTCGCTCAGCGACACGTGCTGTCCCTCGGGGGTGACCAGTTCGGCGTTCCACCACTTGGTCTCCACCCGCCGGTCGGGGTACTCGTAGCCCTGGAACAGCATGAGCAGGGAGCCGTCGGGCAGCCGGTCCGAGGTGCAGCCGTCGTGGTCGACCTGTGTCTTGTCCGGGCAGGTCGTCACCTGGCGGGCCTGCTCGCTGCCGGGTTCCACACGGCCGAGACTCAGGCCGATGGCCGCCGCGCCCTCGCCGTCGTCGAACACCACGTGCGCGGTCGGGGGCAACGGCGAATCCGTGCCCTGCGCGGTCTCCTCACTGAAGGTGCCCTCCGGAAGCAGTGCCTTGAGCGAACGCAGGATGTCGTCGCCCGAGAAGGCCCCGTCGCCCGAGGCGGGCCCCGCGGACGAGGAGGACGAGGCCCCGGCGGACGAGGAGCCCGGGGACGCGGAACTCGCCGCTGCGGAGGTCCGCCGCGGGTCGGACGAGCCGCCCGGCAGGAGCAGCGCACCGCCCACCCCGACCAGGGCGACACCGGCCGCTCCCCCCAGCACGGCGGTGCGGCGCAGCAGCTGGGCCCGGCGTCCGCGCACCCGGCCCCCGGCGACGAGGGCGGCCGGGTCGTCGGTGTGGATGCTGTGGCCGGTGTCGCGCAGGGCGGCGGCGAACCGGTCCTCGAAGGGGTCCTGCTGCATGTTCTCGGGCATGACGAACCACCCTTTCCGCGGGGTGTGAGAAGTATGAGGTCGAAGAAGGGGACGGGAGCGGGTGTCAGGGGCGGGAGTACTCCTGGATGTCCTCGCCCAGCTGCTCCCGCAGCCGGCCGAGCGCGCGGACGCAGCGCGTCCGCACGGCCGCCGAGCTGACGTTCAGCACACCGGCGGTCTGCTCCACGGAGCGGTCCTCCCAGTACCGCAGGACCACGACGGCCCGGTCCTTGTACGGCAGCCGGGCGAGCGCGGCCATCAGCGTCAGCCGCAGCGGCGCGTCCCCGTCCGCGGCGCCCGGCAGGTCGGGGAACGTGTCCGTCGCCCGCTCACGGCTGCTGCGCCGCCGCTGGTGGGCGAGGAAGGTACGGGTGAGTACGGTCTGGGCGTAGGCGGCGGGGTTGTCGGCCCGGGAGACGCGCCCCCAGCGGACGTACAGCCGCCCGAAGGTCTCCTGCACGAGATCCTCGGCGAGGTGCGTGTCCCCGGCGGTGAGCAGGCACGCGGACCGGTACAGGTGACCGGCCCGCGCCGCCGCGAACTCGGCGTACTCGTCCGCCCGCGCCTGTCTCATGCTTCGTCCCCCAGTGCTCGTACGGCTTCGCGCCCGCCGCCTCACCTCTTCGATGCGGTGGGGCCGGGGAAATGTTTCACACGGACTCGGCGCCGCACGCGAGCGCCCCCGCCCACGGTGGTGTGGGCGGGGGCGGACCGGGCGGCAGCGGTGACGGTTACGGCAGCGCGTGGACGTGCGGGCCGACCGCGTTGGACCAGGCGTTGCCCGCCGTGGCGTCCCAGTTGGTCGACCACGTCATGGCGCCGCGCAGACCCGGGTAGGTCTTCGACGGCTTGAAGGAGCCGCAGCCGGTGCCGCGGGTCAGGCAGTCCAGCGCGGCGTTCACCACGGACGGCGCGACGTAGCCGCTGCCCGCGCCCCGGGTGGAGGCCGGCAGGCCCAGGCCCACCTGGGACGGGTCGAGGCCGTTCTCCAGCTGGATGCAGGCGAGCGCGGTCAGGAAGTCCACCGTGCCCTGGCTGTACACCTTGCCGTCACAGCCCAGCATGGAACCGCTGTTGTAGTACTGCATGTTGACGACCGTGAGGATGTCCTTCACGTTCAGCGCGGTCCGGAAGTACGAGCCGGACGTCGACTGCATGTCGATGGTCTGCGGTGCCATCGTCAGGATCATCGACGGGCCCGCCTTCGCGGACAGCGACCGCAGCGCCTGCGTCATGTAGGTCGCGTTGAGGCCGTTCTCCAGGTCGATGTCGACGCCGTCGAAGCCGTACTCCTGCATCAGGGCGTACACCGAGTTCGCGAAGTTGGCCGCGGAGGCCGGGTCGTTCACCGAGACGGTGCCCTTCTCGCCGCCCACCGAGATGATGACCTTCTTGCCGGCCGCCTGCTTGGCACGCACGTCCGCCTTGAACTGGTCCACGGTGTAGCCGTTCAGGCCGGCCGAGTCCAGGTTGAAGGTGACGGCGCCCGGGGTGCCGGTGGCGTCGGCGAAGGCGACCGCGATGATGTCGTACTGCGACGGCACGTCGGAGATCTTCTGCACGGCCGCGCCGTTGTTGAAGTTCTGCCAGTAGCCGGTCACCGCGTGCCGGGGCAGGTCACCGCCCCCGCCCCCGCCGTTCTCCCGGGTGCGTACGCTCACCGCGGCCGACCTGGCCGATTCGCCCGCCGCGTTGGCCGCGGCGACCTGGAAGCTGTACGACGTGGACGCCGCGAGCCCGGTCACCGTCGCCGACGTGCCGGACACGGCCGTCACCCGGCTGCCGTCGCGGTAGACGGTGTAACCGGTCGCCCCCGACACCGCGTTCCACGACAGGGTCACGGAGCTGGCCGTCGTGCCGGAGACGGTCAGCCCGCCCGGCGTGCCCGGCACGGTCGGCTCCGGGTCGCCCCCGCCGCCTCCGTCGGGGCCGAGCACGGACACGTCGTCGGCGTAGTAGGGCTGCTGGCCGTACCAGCCGTGGGTGTAGACCGTCACGGAGGTGGTGTTCGCGCCCGTGGAGAAGCTGGTGGACAGCTGCTTCCAGCTGCCCGAGTCCGGCGTCCAGGTGGAGACATCGGTCGTGCCGGTGCCGGTCACGCCCAGGTAGGCGTACCCGCCCTGCACCCATCCGGTCAGGCGGTACGTCGAGCCGGGCCGCACCGCGACGGTCTGGGAGCAGCGGGCGTTGTCCTGCCCGGCGGGCGTGGCCTTCAGCGCGGCCGAGCCGCCGTGCACCGGGGAGGGGACGACGCTGCCGCTGTTCGCCGAACAGGTCCAATTGCTCAGGCCCGACTCGAAGCCTGCGTTCTTCGCGTTGTTGACGTCCGCCGCGGACGCCTGGCCGGCGCCAGCGAGAGGGAGGACGAGGGACAGGGCGGAGACGAGGGCTGCCGCCCAGGCGCGTCTGCCGCGGCCGGGCGTGCGAGGTGCGCGGTCCACTTGGGGCCTCCGGTGGGGGAGTTGGGGAGGAGGAAGCGACGGTGGCCACCGTTGTTGTGCACACCGTGGTCCAGACCAATCCCCTTGTCAATAGGTCCAGACCGGAAACGGCGTCGCCCGTACGGGAGTAGGGCGGGGGGCGGGTGGGAAGCGTGGCCCGGAGGACCCGGGGCGTGGTCCCGCGTCAAGCCGGTGCACAGGACCCACACCGTCGGTGCCGGATCGAGACCGGCGAGATGATCGACCTGCCCCGTTTTGACGCACCTTGTGTGCCAGGAGTTGCCGTTCGGCTGCTCAAAGGCTGTTCTCCGGTCACGGACCCGTGGATACAGTGCTGAGGTAGTCACGCAGTGAAGTCACCAGGGTGCATCGGAGTAACGCCCGGTGGACCGACGGGCATGGGGAGAACGGGGAGCCGCGCGTGCCAACTGCCGTTGCCGTGACCGGCGCCGACATGGCGCTGCCGGCGCAGGACGAACGGACCCTGCCCGCCGTGGTGCTGCGGGACGTCGACACCCGTCCGCTCGACCAGGTGCTGGCCGAACTGCAGCTGACCGTCGAGCAGTACGGCCATGTCGTCGTCGTGTGCTCCAAGGCCACGCCGACCGCCGTCCTGCGGCGGCTGCACACCCTGCGCTCCCTGATGGAGAGCGACCGGATAGCCATCTTCCGCCCCGACCTGCCGCCGCTCGCCGTCGCGGTGCTGGCCCGCCAGTTACGCCAGCTCGCCTCCTGCGACATCGGACCCGGCGTGCTGGCCTCGGCCGGCCGCCTGCTCACCCACTACCTCCACGCCGGGGCGCTGCTCGGCTCCGTCGCCCGCCTCGACCGGGTGCCCGTCGACCTCAAGCAGCACGCCAAGTCCTGGATGCCCGGCAGCCAGTTCGCCGTCCTCGCCCATCCGCAGCCGCACCTCGTCCGGCTCGGCCCCGACACCACGCTGGACGGCCCGGAGTTCGGCACCTGGATGCTCGTCGCCCGCGGCCAGCTCCAGTCCGACTGGGTCACCACCACCCTGGCGCCCGCCTGGCGGGTGCAGGGTCTGCGCGAGGCGCCGCTGCCCGCGGAGTCGGGCGACTGGTGGGGCACCGGCAAGCTCGTCGAGTTCTGCACCTACCTGCCCGACCTGTCCGTGCTCTACCAACTGGTCACGTCCGTGCGGCGCGGCACCTGTCACTGGTGCGGCATCGACGTCATCGGCGACCGCTGCGTGTTCTGTTCGGCCACCCCGCCCGCCCCCGAGGCCAGACCGGCCCTCACCCGGGGCTCCTGACCCGTACGCCCACCGCACGAGCCCGCCCGATCCCGCTCGACCGCTATCCCCAACGAGGTTGCACGGTTCATGAACTCCCGTCAGCGCCGCGGCGTGATACTCCTGCTCCTGTCGGTCCTGTGCGCCCTCGGCGCGTTCGCCGGCGTGCTCTCCGTCATCAACGACGTGCGCTCCAAGGTCGGCCCCGAGGTCCCCGCGTACCGTCTGAAGGCCGACATCGCGCCCTACACCACGCTCGGCGCGGACCAGTTCGAGCGGATCGAGATGCCCGAGCGGTGGCTGTCGGACAACGCCGTCACCGACCTCGACGACCTCCGCGGCAAGATCGCCGTGACCACCCTGCGCGAGGGCTCGCTGCTGCAGAGCGACATGATCGTGGACCGGCCCGCCCTGCAGCCCGGGCAGCAGGAGGTCGCCATCATGATCGACGCGGCGACCGGCGTGGCCGGCAAGATCACCCCGGGCTCCACGGTCAACGTCTACGCCACCTTCGAAGGACAGCGCGAGGGCGACCCCGACCAGTCGAAGATCATCGTCACCGGCGCCAAGGTCCTCGACGTGGGCCGGCTCACCGCCCTCCAGCCGGACGAGAGCGACCGCGGCCGGCAGCCCACCGACGCCGTCCCGATCACCTTCGCGCTGTCCACGCTCGACGCCCAGCGCATCACCTACGCCGAGTCCTTCGCCCAGCGGGTCCGCCTCGCGCTGGTCGCCCCCGGGGGCGACGCCGGCGTCCCCGAGAAGGACCGGACGTACGAACTCGCGCAGGACAAGTGAGAGGCCCGCATGTCCACCAGGATCCTCCCGGCAGTCGGTGACGCGGACGCGGTCCGGTCCCTCACCACCCTGCTCAGCCAGCTCCCCGACGCGGAGCCGCTCGCCCCGGTCACCGACTCCACGCAGCTCGTCGACGCCCTCTCCCGGCTGGCCGCCGAGTCCCTCGACGAACTGCCCGAGGTGGTCGTCGTCCACGAACGCATCGGCCCCGTCCCGGCGCTGGAGCTGATCCGCGAGGTCGCCCTGCGCTTCCCCGCCGTGGGCGTCATCCTCGTCACCTCCGACGCGAGCCCCGGCCTCTTCCAGGCCGCCATGGACCACGGCGCCCGCGGCCTGGTCGCCCTCCCCGTCGGCTACGAGGAACTCGCCGTCCGGGTCGCGGCGGTCGCCCAGTGGTCGGCCGGCGTACGGCGCCACCTGGGCGCCGGGGGCGACCTGCTCCCCGGTGCGGGCGGCACCGTCGTCACCGTCAGCGGGGCCAAGGGCGGGGTCGGCGCCACCCTGACCGCCGTCCAGCTGGCGCTCGCCGCCCAGACGTCCGGACGGAGCACCGCGCTGGTCGACATGGACCTGCAGACCGGCGACGTCGCCTCCTACCTCGACGTCCAGTTCCGCCGGTCCGTCGTCGACCTCGCCGCGATCACCGACATCTCCCCGCGGGTCCTGGCCGACGCCGTCTTCCGCCACGACAGCGGACTCGCCCTGCTGCTCGCCCCCGCCGAGGGCGAACGGGGCGAGGAGGTCACCGACCGCGCCGCCCGCCACATCGTCGGTGCCCTGCGCTCCCGCTACGAGGTCGTCGTCGTCGACTGCGGCGCGCAGCTCGGCGGGGCCGGCGCGGCAGCGGTGGAGACGGCCGACCGGGCCCTGCTGGTCACCACCCCCGACGTCATCGCCGTACGCGGTGCCAAGCGGACGGTGCGGATGTGGGACCGGCTGCAGATCCGCAAGGCGGAGGAGACCACGGTCGTCGTCAACCGGCACAACCGGTCCACGGAGATCCAGCCGCCGCTCATCGCCCGGATCACCGGCACCGCGGTCGCCGCCACCACGATCCCCGCCCACTTCAAGGAGCTCCAGGGCGTGGTGGACGCCGGACGCGTCCACGAGCTGGAGGCCAGGAGCAGCGTGAAGCAGGCGATGTGGGCGCTGGCCGGCGAACTCGGCCTGGTCCGGGCGGCGCAGGCCGGCCACAAGGGCGGCCGGGCGCGCGGCGACCGGGGCGCGGTGAGCTTCCGGCGGCGCCGGGAAGGTACGGGATGAGCGGCGCGCGGAGCACAAGGGCGGCGGGTCCGGGGCGCCGGGGGGTGGCCACCGACCCGAGGCGGTCGTGCGGCCACGGCGTCCTGAGGCGGCCGTCCGGCGACCGCGGGCAGGTCACCGTCGAATTCCTCGGCATGACCCCGACGATCCTGGTGACGCTGATCGTGCTGTGGCAGCTCGTGCTGGTCGGCTACACGTTCACACTCGCCGGGAACGCCGCCGACGAGGCGGCGCGGGCCGGGACCGCCGCGTCTCCCGGCGCACGCCAGGGCGCCTGCCAGGAGGCCGGACAGGACAAGCTGTCGGGTGCCTGGGGGAGCGGCGCGACGGTGACCTGCGCGACCGGCGGCGGCATGGTCACCGCCGACGTCAAGCTCACCGTCCCGGTCCTCTTCCCCGGCACCGTGTCGTTCCCCTTCGAGGTGACCGGCCACGCCGGCGCGGTCGAGGAGGAGACGGACTGAGATGGCCGGAACACCGGAGAGGTCTGAGATGCCGCGCCCGCGCGGCGGTGGCCGTGACCGAGGACAGGTGGCGCTCGAATACCTGGGCTTCCTGCCCGTCCTGATCCTCGTGGCGATGGCCGGCGTCCAGCTCGGACTGATCGCCTACACCGCCCAGCAGGCGGGCACCGCCGCCCGCGCGGGCGCCCGCAGCGCCTCCCTGGACCAGGGCGCCCAGGCGGCCTGCGCCGCGGCCGTCAGCTCCTGGCTCGCCGGCGGCACCTCCTGCGGCACGTCGGGGGGCGGCGACGAGGTCACCGTCACCGCCCGGGTCGACATCCCGTCCATCGTCCCCGGCTGGGACTTCGGGACGGCGGGGAGGAGCGCCACGATGCCCGTCGACCACTGACCCCACCACCGGGCCGGTACGGCCCATGACGAGGACCGGTGAGCGGACGAGGACCGGGACGAGGACGAGGAGCGAGGGACCCATGAGCCTGCGGGCACGTATCAACTCCCCCGAGGAGAGGACCGGGCGGGGCGAGGACAGCCACCTCGTCGCGTCCTACCGCGCCAAGCTCCTGGAGGAGATCGACCTCGCGGAGATGAGCGCGCTCGCCCCGGCCGAGCGCCGGGCCCGGCTGGAACGCGTCCTCGGCCACATCATCAG contains these protein-coding regions:
- a CDS encoding RidA family protein, translated to MTEKVALTPKTHTTPPAKFSHGVRKGNILQVAGQVGFLPHEEGKAPTPAGPTLREQTLQTLANVKAILEEGGASWDDVMMIRVYLTDVDHFAEMNELYNAYFEEQGLTQPPAARTTVYVGLPAGLLIEIDALAVLG
- a CDS encoding GntP family permease; this encodes MSHPSLPLAASAPAETPPHTGGFLLLVDGTAGLLTVAAIGIALLLFLIIKVRLQPFVALLAVSIAVGLLAGLSVTELFGTVQRSDAVSTIESGMGGILGHVAIIIGLGTMLGAILEVSGGAEVLASRLLGLFGEKRAPLAMGLTGLIFGIPVFFDVGIFVLAPIVYAAAKRSGKSILLYCLPLLAGLSVTHAFLPPHPGPVAAAGLLHVDLGWVILMGVVCGLPAVAAAWVYSAWIGKRIFVAVPQDMVEAAQEAKDAVAAEQRASGVQPRETPVPLGTVLGIIGTPLLLILAATFSSIALDESTLRSVIEFFGHPFVALTLALFLAYYLLGIRRGWSRKSLETVSTSSLKPVGNILLVVGAGGVFGAVLKGSGVAQALSDTFNDVGLPVIVLSYLISVVLRVAQGSATVAIVTTAGIVAPLLSEGDHSQAFVALVIMAISAGSIFASHVNDGGFWMVAKYFGISERDTLKTWTVLESVLSVAGFVVAAALSLVV
- a CDS encoding M14 family metallopeptidase — encoded protein: MRLRPRGGHPAALAALLALALAAPLSLTAAGPAGADGAHRAAPSADDIRQYEIHRHTTPVTRTAIQQAGVTVDEADEETVVVSGRADQIRALRGQGYEITPLGAAPDRSSAADGPRLFDFPSADSRYHNYAEMNAEIDQRIAAHPSIMSKRVIGKSYQGRDIVAVKVSDNVGTDETEPEVLFTHHQHAREHLTVEMALYLLRELGAGYGTDARVTKMVQEREIWIVPDLNPDGGEYDIAAGSYRSWRKNRQPNSGSSYVGTDLNRNWDYRWGCCGGSSGSKSSETYRGSAPESAPEVKVVADFVRGRVVGGVQQIKAGIDFHTYSELVLWPFGYTYSDTTTGMTADDHAAFKAVGQKMAASNGYTAQQSSDLYITDGSVDDYLWGTHKIFGYTFEMYPRSASGGGFYPPDEVIERETSRNRDAVLQLLENADCMYRVIGKESQYCR
- a CDS encoding Nramp family divalent metal transporter produces the protein MADTTGNTQDTGSATAPGPHPRRSSWRHIGPGIVVAATGVGAGDLVATLIAGSNFGYTLLWAAVVGCLVKISLAEACGRWHLSTGRTLFDGWASLGRWTTWFFAVYAVIWGFVYGAAAMSSSALPLQALFPDVMDLEYWGIACGLVGLAFVWFNKYAVFEKVMTVLVGVMFVVTVYLAFRVTPHLGDAFAGLLPVLPDEKDSVLNTLGLIGGVGGTITLAAYGYWVNAKGWTGTGWMKVMRLDNRVAYITTGVFVVAMLFVGAELLHSANIAISGGDQGLIQLGDVLEDRYGATTGTLFLVGFFAASFTSLIGVWHGVSLMFADFLARQRGERQARVDELASGRRERSWTFRAYLLWLTFPPMILLFQDEPFRLIIIYGVLGAAFMPFLALTLMWLLNSSRTPREWRNGALSNGMLAVAGLLFLVLAVKQIWDQPWSEFF
- a CDS encoding SigE family RNA polymerase sigma factor, with protein sequence MRQARADEYAEFAAARAGHLYRSACLLTAGDTHLAEDLVQETFGRLYVRWGRVSRADNPAAYAQTVLTRTFLAHQRRRSSRERATDTFPDLPGAADGDAPLRLTLMAALARLPYKDRAVVVLRYWEDRSVEQTAGVLNVSSAAVRTRCVRALGRLREQLGEDIQEYSRP